A stretch of the Rhinoderma darwinii isolate aRhiDar2 chromosome 3, aRhiDar2.hap1, whole genome shotgun sequence genome encodes the following:
- the LOC142750709 gene encoding olfactory receptor 11L1-like, translating into MTFLVWMLESKMEVTMFFLRGFQVSQGPRLLLFCLFLVVYCLIICGNLLIITLVSISKNLHTPIYFFISQLSISDIFLTSDIVPEMLPILLNNGGTITFTDCMTQLYFFSASESFECLLLTVMSYDRYVAICNPLRYTTIMTSGHCLILAATCWVFGFSLILINVLKTAKLNFCGPNIIDHLFCDLVPLLELACSDAFVVHLEMYLLGIPNVIIPTTIIVISYIYIILAILRIPSSTGRQKVFSTCSTHLTVVSIFYWTIFSVYVVPTKGLTVAMSKILSLLYTVFTSLVNPIIYSLRNEDIRKAIQETIHKRVIW; encoded by the coding sequence ATGACTTTCTTGGTCTGGATGCTGGAGAGCAAGATGGAGGTCACAATGTTTTTCCTCAGAGGATTTCAAGTCAGTCAAGGTCCAAGACTATTACTATTCTGTCTGTTCCTTGTGGTTTATTGCCTGATAATATGTGGGAACCTCCTGATCATCACCCTGGTGTCCATTAGCAAGAACCTCCACACTCCAATATATTTCTTCATCTCACAACTGTCCATCAGCGACATCTTTTTGACCTCAGATATTGTCCCCGAAATGCTCCCCATTCTACTGAATAACGGGGGGACCATTACATTTACTGACTGTATGACTCAGTTGTATTTCTTCAGCGCCTCAGAATCATTTGAatgtcttctcctcacagtgatgtcctatgacagatatgtggccatctgTAACCCCCTCCGTTACACCACTATCATGACAAGTGGACATTGTCTGATATTGGCAGCCACTTGCTGGGTGTTTGGATTTTCCCTTATTTTGATTAATGTCCTAAAAACAGCAAAACTAAACTTTTGTGGACCAAATATCATTGATCACTTATTCTGTGACCTTGTCCCCTTACTAGAACTCGCCTGTTCTGATGCCTTTGTTGTTCATTTAGAGATGTATTTACTCGGAATTCCCAATGTAATAATTCCAACCACAATCATTGTAAtatcttatatttatattattttagcAATCTTAAGGATTCCATCCAGCACCGGTAGACAGAAAGTCTTCTCCACCTGTAGCACCCACCTCACTGTGGTCTCCATATTCTACTGgactatattcagtgtttatgttGTCCCAACAAAAGGTCTAACAGTCGCCATGAGTAAAATCCTATCCCTGCTCTACACTGTGTTTACTTCTTTGGttaaccctataatatacagtctGAGAAATGAAGACATCAGAAAAGCCATACAAGAAACTATTCATAAGCGTGTGATCTGGTAA